From Sus scrofa isolate TJ Tabasco breed Duroc chromosome 18, Sscrofa11.1, whole genome shotgun sequence, a single genomic window includes:
- the TMED4 gene encoding transmembrane emp24 domain-containing protein 4 isoform X2 codes for MGLPALLLLALCAAGARGLYFHIGETEKRCFIEEIPDETMVIGNYRTQMWDKQKEVFLPSTPGLGMHVEVKDPEGKVVLSRQYGSEGRFTFTSHTPGDHQICLHSNSTRMTLFAGGRLRVHLDIQVGEHANNYPEIAAKDKLTELQLRARQLLDQVEQIQKEQDYQRYREERFRLTSESTNQRVLWWSIAQTVILILTGIWQMRHLKSFFEAKKLV; via the exons ATGGGGCTGCCGGCGCTGCTGCTGCTTGCGCTTTGCGCGGCGGGCGCTCGGGGGCTCTACTTCCACATCGGCGAGACCGAAAAGCGTTGCTTCATCGAGGAAATCCCCGACGAGACCATGGTCATCG GGAACTACCGCACACAGATGTGGGATAAGCAGAAGGAGGTCTTCTTGCCCTCGACCCCCGGCCTGGGCATGCACGTGGAGGTGAAGGACCCCGAAGGCAAG gtGGTGCTGTCCCGGCAGTATGGCTCAGAGGGCCGCTTCACCTTCACTTCCCACACTCCGGGTGACCATCAGATCTGCCTGCACTCCAACTCTACCAGGATGACACTCTTTGCTGGTGGCAGACTG CGTGTGCACCTAGACATCCAGGTTGGAGAACATGCCAACAACTACCCTGAGATTGCTGCCAAGGATAAACTGACCGAGTTGCAGCTCCGAGCCCGCCAGTTGCTTGATCAGGTGGAACAGATCCAGAAGGAGCAGGATTACCAAAGG TATCGTGAAGAGCGCTTCCGTCTGACCAGCGAGAGCACCAACCAGAGAGTCCTGTGGTGGTCCATCGCGCAGACCGTCATCCTCATCCTCACGGGCATCTGGCAGATGCGTCACCTCAAGAGCTTCTTCGAGGCCAAGAAGCTGGTGTAG
- the TMED4 gene encoding transmembrane emp24 domain-containing protein 4 isoform X1, giving the protein MWDKQKEVFLPSTPGLGMHVEVKDPEGKVVLSRQYGSEGRFTFTSHTPGDHQICLHSNSTRMTLFAGGRLRVHLDIQVGEHANNYPEIAAKDKLTELQLRARQLLDQVEQIQKEQDYQRYREERFRLTSESTNQRVLWWSIAQTVILILTGIWQMRHLKSFFEAKKLV; this is encoded by the exons ATGTGGGATAAGCAGAAGGAGGTCTTCTTGCCCTCGACCCCCGGCCTGGGCATGCACGTGGAGGTGAAGGACCCCGAAGGCAAG gtGGTGCTGTCCCGGCAGTATGGCTCAGAGGGCCGCTTCACCTTCACTTCCCACACTCCGGGTGACCATCAGATCTGCCTGCACTCCAACTCTACCAGGATGACACTCTTTGCTGGTGGCAGACTG CGTGTGCACCTAGACATCCAGGTTGGAGAACATGCCAACAACTACCCTGAGATTGCTGCCAAGGATAAACTGACCGAGTTGCAGCTCCGAGCCCGCCAGTTGCTTGATCAGGTGGAACAGATCCAGAAGGAGCAGGATTACCAAAGG TATCGTGAAGAGCGCTTCCGTCTGACCAGCGAGAGCACCAACCAGAGAGTCCTGTGGTGGTCCATCGCGCAGACCGTCATCCTCATCCTCACGGGCATCTGGCAGATGCGTCACCTCAAGAGCTTCTTCGAGGCCAAGAAGCTGGTGTAG